In Penaeus monodon isolate SGIC_2016 chromosome 15, NSTDA_Pmon_1, whole genome shotgun sequence, a genomic segment contains:
- the LOC119581889 gene encoding 2,4-dienoyl-CoA reductase, mitochondrial-like isoform X1: protein MASSRMLYMTELLQGMLRNARPEVSTRLQTLHTSAGSQAKEGEGPQAKHFPVVKTPMLPKDTFKGKTAFITGGGTGLGKGMATMLSALGANVVIAARRLPVLETTAGEIASQTGNPVLPVQMDVRNPDAVKAAFDACEAKFGLPNIVINNAAGNFISPSERLSANAWRTITDIVLNGTAYVTLEAGKRLINAGQGAAFLAITTTYTRSGSGFVSPSASAKAGVETLTRSLAAEWGRYGLRFNCIAPGPIETEGAFSRLDPTGSFTQIAHERIPAGRLGEVEELANLATYLVSDYSTWMSGETIALDGGSFRLASGEFNGLMYMSSEQWDNAEKRIRKTTSKDKAMRKAKL, encoded by the exons ATGGCGTCTTCAAGGATGTTGTATATGACCGAGCTCCTCCAGGGAATGCTGAGAAATGCAAGGCCCGAAGTCTCCACG AGACTTCAAACTTTGCACACATCTGCAGGCTCCCAGGCTAAGGAAGGAGAAGGACCCCAGGCCAAGCACTTCCCTGTTGTTAAGACACCTATGTTACCCAAGGATACCTTCAAGGGCAAAACTGCCTTCATCACAGGAGGGGGCACAGGCCTGGGCAAAGGAATGGCTACCATGCTGAGTGCTCTTGGTGCAAATGTGGTCATTGCTGCTAG GCGACTACCTGTGCTAGAAACAACAGCTGGCGAAATCGCTAGCCAGACAGGCAATCCAGTCTTACCTGTGCAGATGGATGTGCGCAATCCAGATGCAGTCAAAGCTGCTTTTGATGCATGTGAAGCTAAGTTTGGTCTTCCAAACATAGTCATTAACAATGCTGCAGGCAACTTCATTTCA CCCTCAGAGAGACTCAGCGCCAATGCTTGGAGGACCATTACAGATATAGTTCTCAATGGAACAGCTTATGTGACACTGGAGGCTGGCAAGCGGCTTATCAATGCAGGCCAAG GTGCTGCATTTTTGGCAATTACAACAACGTACACAAGAAGTGGCTCTGGCTTTGTATCTCCAAGTGCATCAGCAAAAGCAGGTGTTGAAACTCTGACAAG GTCACTTGCGGCAGAGTGGGGCCGTTACGGGTTACGTTTCAACTGCATTGCCCCGGGCCCTATTGAAACTGAGGGTGCATTCAGCCGTCTGGACCCAACTGGCTCTTTTACCCAGATTGCACATGAACGCATCCCAGCTGGACGTTTAGGAGAAGTGGAGGAGTTGGCAAACCTAGCAACATACCTTGTGTCTGATTATTCTACTTGGATGAGTGGAGAG ACCATAGCTCTGGACGGTGGCAGTTTTCGTTTGGCATCAGGAGAATTCAACGGTCTTATGTATATGTCGTCAGAACAGTGGGATAATGCAGAGAAAAGGATTCGAAAAACCACAAGCAAAGACAAGGCTATGAGGAAGGCTAAATTGTGA
- the LOC119581889 gene encoding 2,4-dienoyl-CoA reductase, mitochondrial-like isoform X2 — protein MASSRMLYMTELLQGMLRNARPEVSTRLQTLHTSAGSQAKEGEGPQAKHFPVVKTPMLPKDTFKGKTAFITGGGTGLGKGMATMLSALGANVVIAARRLPVLETTAGEIASQTGNPVLPVQMDVRNPDAVKAAFDACEAKFGLPNIVINNAAGNFISPSERLSANAWRTITDIVLNGTAYVTLEAGKRLINAGQGAAFLAITTTYTRSGSGFVSPSASAKAGVETLTRSLAAEWGRYGLRFNCIAPGPIETEGAFSRLDPTGSFTQIAHERIPAGRLGEVEELANLATYLVSDYSTWMSGESLGFDGGEYRNMGGQFNLLSQVTPEMWEKMEKMIRASSKKQKQ, from the exons ATGGCGTCTTCAAGGATGTTGTATATGACCGAGCTCCTCCAGGGAATGCTGAGAAATGCAAGGCCCGAAGTCTCCACG AGACTTCAAACTTTGCACACATCTGCAGGCTCCCAGGCTAAGGAAGGAGAAGGACCCCAGGCCAAGCACTTCCCTGTTGTTAAGACACCTATGTTACCCAAGGATACCTTCAAGGGCAAAACTGCCTTCATCACAGGAGGGGGCACAGGCCTGGGCAAAGGAATGGCTACCATGCTGAGTGCTCTTGGTGCAAATGTGGTCATTGCTGCTAG GCGACTACCTGTGCTAGAAACAACAGCTGGCGAAATCGCTAGCCAGACAGGCAATCCAGTCTTACCTGTGCAGATGGATGTGCGCAATCCAGATGCAGTCAAAGCTGCTTTTGATGCATGTGAAGCTAAGTTTGGTCTTCCAAACATAGTCATTAACAATGCTGCAGGCAACTTCATTTCA CCCTCAGAGAGACTCAGCGCCAATGCTTGGAGGACCATTACAGATATAGTTCTCAATGGAACAGCTTATGTGACACTGGAGGCTGGCAAGCGGCTTATCAATGCAGGCCAAG GTGCTGCATTTTTGGCAATTACAACAACGTACACAAGAAGTGGCTCTGGCTTTGTATCTCCAAGTGCATCAGCAAAAGCAGGTGTTGAAACTCTGACAAG GTCACTTGCGGCAGAGTGGGGCCGTTACGGGTTACGTTTCAACTGCATTGCCCCGGGCCCTATTGAAACTGAGGGTGCATTCAGCCGTCTGGACCCAACTGGCTCTTTTACCCAGATTGCACATGAACGCATCCCAGCTGGACGTTTAGGAGAAGTGGAGGAGTTGGCAAACCTAGCAACATACCTTGTGTCTGATTATTCTACTTGGATGAGTGGAGAG TCTCTTGGATTTGACGGAGGAGAGTATCGCAACATGGGTGGCCAGTTCAACTTGCTAAGCCAAGTAACACCAGAAATGtgggaaaagatggaaaagatgATTCGAGCAAGTAGCAAGAAGCAAAAGCAATAA